In the Limanda limanda chromosome 10, fLimLim1.1, whole genome shotgun sequence genome, one interval contains:
- the exosc3 gene encoding exosome complex component RRP40 encodes MLSTLKQRVGQVLLPGDEFSCGGDDTISLTEPVRPDKVLCGPGLRRLGARLLVCKSGVLRHKQPNVFWMDCQQWRYVPARGETVIGIVTVKSGDVFKVDVGGSEQASLTYLSFEGATKRNRPNVQVGDLVFAQFIVANKDMEPELTCISSSGRANGMGVFGGGGLLFRVSLGLVRRLLSPHSQLRSDLEQLFPCELVIGMNGRLWVRSSSVHQTLVIANLLQSCETMTPLQRRELFTRVQQGAL; translated from the exons ATGTTGTCCACGTTGAAGCAGCGGGTCGGGCAGGTCCTGTTACCGGGGGACGAGTTCTCCTGCGGCGGGGACGACACCATCTCTCTGACGGAGCCCGTCCGGCCGGACAAGGTGCTGTGCGGCCCGGGGCTGCGGCGCCTCGGAGCCCGGCTGCTGGTCTGCAAGAGCGGGGTGCTCCGCCACAAGCAGCCCAACGTCTTCTGGATGGACTGCCAGCAGTGGAGG TACGTCCCTGCGAGAGGAGAGACCGTCATCGGCATCGTCACCGTGAAGTCAGGAGATGTCTTCAAGGTGGACGTGGGAGGAAGTGAGCAGGCGTCTCTGACGTACCTGTCGTTTGAGGGGGCCACGAAGAGGAACCGACCCAACGTCCAG GTGGGGGACCTGGTCTTCGCTCAGTTCATCGTAGCCAATAAGGACATGGAGCCGGAGCTGACGTGCATCAGCAGCTCGGGACGAGCCAATGGGATGGGCGTGTTTGGAGGGGGCGGGCTGTTGTTCAGAGTCTCTCTGGGACTCGTCAGAAG GCTGCTGTCCCCCCACAGCCAGCTGCGCTCCGACCTGGAGCAGCTGTTCCCGTGTGAGCTGGTGATCGGGATGAACGGGCGTCTGTGGGTCCGATCCTCCAGCGTCCATCAGACCCTCGTCATCGCAaacctgctgcagagctgcGAGACCATGACGCCGCTGCAGAGACGGGAGCTGTTCACGAgggtccagcagggggcgctgtag